Below is a genomic region from Elusimicrobiota bacterium.
CGCCGTTGGGCGCGCCATCGTCCGGAAACCCCAGGTTTTTCTTTTTGACGAACCCCTGTCCAACCTGGACGCCAAGCTCCGGGTCCAAATGCGGCTGGAACTCTCCAAACTCCACGAACGCCTCCAAACCACCATCGTCTACGTCACCCACGACCAGGTGGAAGCCATGACCATGGGCGATCGCATTTGCGTCATGAAGGACGGTGAGGTCCAGCAAGTGGCCCCCCCGCTGGAACTGTATCAACACCCGGCGAACCAATTCGTCGCCGGCTTCATCGGAAATCCCCCCATGAATTTTTTCCCGGTGATCGTGGAAACCGGCCGGGGGGGACCGGTCCTGCGCCACGCCTCTTTCAACCTGACCGTTCCCAAGACCCTGGCGGACCAGGCGCGCCCCTTGGTCGGGCGCGAAGTCAATTTCGGCATCCGCCCCGAGGACCTCTACGACCGTCTTTTTTACAACTACCCCGTGAGCGACGGGTCCAGCGTCAAGGCGGTGGTCGACGTCGTCGAGCCGATGGGTTCCGAAATCTATCTCTATCTCCGAGCCGGCACCGTGGATTTGGTCGTTCGGGTCCCCGCCTACGTCAAAGCCGAGGCCGGGCGGACCATGGATCTCGTGTTCAATTTGGAGCAAATGCATTTGTTCGACCGCGGCACGG
It encodes:
- the ugpC gene encoding sn-glycerol-3-phosphate ABC transporter ATP-binding protein UgpC, whose translation is MARVILKNLTKSFGDHPIVNNVSLDIPDKEFFILVGPSGCGKSTTLRMIAGLEELTSGEIHINGRMVNHVRPKDRDIAMVFQNYALYPHMSVYENMAFGLKLRGYSRAEIDRRVREAADILTLGPYLDRKPRALSGGQRQRVAVGRAIVRKPQVFLFDEPLSNLDAKLRVQMRLELSKLHERLQTTIVYVTHDQVEAMTMGDRICVMKDGEVQQVAPPLELYQHPANQFVAGFIGNPPMNFFPVIVETGRGGPVLRHASFNLTVPKTLADQARPLVGREVNFGIRPEDLYDRLFYNYPVSDGSSVKAVVDVVEPMGSEIYLYLRAGTVDLVVRVPAYVKAEAGRTMDLVFNLEQMHLFDRGTGQSLLKPIAAPALPPRPTAAASALP